One Microbacterium sp. zg-B96 genomic region harbors:
- a CDS encoding carbohydrate ABC transporter permease, whose amino-acid sequence MSSVAPVDLPTDDGRDIYREVLEPTKVARTKRRLTSRTATVAALIIAVLWTIPTFGLLVSSFRPAELIDSSGWWTIFQNPGFTLDNYREVLLSPSRSSPQLGAYFVNSLAIAIPATIFPLVFASMAAYAFAWMRFRFSNWLFILIFALQIVPIQMALVPLLQTFSIWLKPGMGWLHDVIPIIPAQNYLPLWIAHTIFALPLTIFLLHNFISEIPGEVIEAARVDGASHSQIFLRVVLPLATPAIASVAIFQFLWVWNDLLVALIFSGGTQDVAPLTQRLAEMVGTRGQDWQRLTAGAFVSLIVPLIVFFSLQRYFVRGLLAGSTKG is encoded by the coding sequence ATGAGCAGCGTGGCTCCAGTCGACCTGCCGACCGACGACGGACGGGATATCTACCGAGAGGTCCTGGAGCCGACCAAGGTCGCCCGCACAAAGCGCCGCCTCACGTCCCGCACGGCGACCGTCGCCGCCCTGATCATCGCGGTGCTGTGGACGATCCCCACATTCGGTCTGCTGGTCTCGTCGTTCCGCCCGGCCGAACTCATCGACTCGTCCGGCTGGTGGACGATCTTCCAGAACCCCGGGTTCACACTCGACAACTACCGCGAGGTGCTGCTGTCGCCATCGCGGTCCTCCCCGCAGCTGGGCGCATACTTCGTCAACTCGCTGGCGATCGCGATTCCGGCGACGATCTTCCCGCTGGTGTTCGCGTCGATGGCCGCCTACGCATTCGCCTGGATGAGGTTCCGGTTCTCGAACTGGCTCTTCATCTTGATCTTCGCGTTGCAGATCGTGCCGATCCAGATGGCGCTCGTCCCGCTGCTGCAGACGTTCTCGATCTGGCTGAAGCCGGGGATGGGGTGGCTGCACGACGTCATCCCGATCATCCCGGCGCAGAACTACCTGCCGCTGTGGATCGCGCACACGATCTTCGCGTTGCCGCTGACGATCTTCCTGCTCCACAACTTCATCTCGGAGATACCAGGCGAAGTCATCGAAGCCGCCCGAGTGGACGGCGCGTCCCACAGCCAGATCTTCCTGCGGGTGGTGCTGCCGCTGGCCACGCCGGCGATCGCATCCGTCGCCATCTTCCAGTTCCTGTGGGTGTGGAACGACCTGCTCGTCGCGTTGATCTTCTCCGGCGGTACGCAAGACGTCGCGCCACTCACACAACGATTGGCGGAGATGGTCGGCACTCGTGGCCAGGACTGGCAGCGGCTGACCGCGGGCGCCTTCGTCTCGCTGATCGTCCCGCTGATCGTGTTCTTCTCCCTGCAGCGGTACTTCGTCCGGGGCCTGCTGGCAGGCTCCACGAAGGGCTAG
- a CDS encoding sugar ABC transporter permease codes for MTTGDLIGKILQVVMGLVVFAAVVGLLILLMSRSPKRGRDYWQLLWFLLPAVALLAVGLIWPAIRTTGLAFLDNSGNFSWSNFVWMFTQPAAIRTLINTVIWVLLVPTFATALGLLYAVWIDKSRGEKYYKALVFMPMAISFVGAGIIWRFVYEYKAAGREQIGLLNAMVVAFGGEPVQWMQADPINTVLLIIVMIWIQTGFAMVVLSAAIKGIPTEQIEAAQLDGTNAIQRFTNVTVPGIRGSLVVVLTTISIATLKVFDIVRTMTGGNFNTSVVANEMYTQAFRASEVGRGSALAVVLFLLVLPIVIYNVNVLRKQREIR; via the coding sequence ATGACGACCGGCGATCTGATCGGAAAAATCCTGCAGGTGGTGATGGGCCTCGTCGTCTTCGCGGCGGTCGTCGGGCTGCTGATCCTCCTGATGAGCCGTTCCCCGAAGCGTGGCCGCGACTACTGGCAGCTGCTGTGGTTCCTGCTTCCGGCCGTCGCGCTGCTCGCGGTCGGACTGATCTGGCCCGCGATCCGCACGACCGGGCTTGCCTTCCTCGACAACTCGGGCAACTTCAGTTGGTCGAACTTCGTGTGGATGTTCACTCAGCCCGCGGCGATCCGTACACTCATCAACACCGTGATCTGGGTGCTGCTGGTGCCTACTTTCGCAACGGCGCTCGGCCTGCTCTACGCCGTGTGGATCGATAAGTCCCGCGGTGAGAAGTATTACAAAGCGCTCGTGTTCATGCCGATGGCCATCTCGTTCGTCGGCGCCGGCATCATCTGGCGGTTCGTCTACGAGTACAAGGCGGCGGGCCGCGAACAGATCGGTCTGCTCAACGCCATGGTCGTGGCGTTCGGTGGTGAGCCGGTGCAGTGGATGCAGGCGGATCCGATCAACACGGTGCTCCTGATCATCGTGATGATCTGGATTCAGACGGGGTTTGCGATGGTCGTGCTGAGTGCGGCAATCAAAGGCATCCCGACCGAGCAGATCGAAGCCGCGCAGTTGGACGGAACCAACGCCATCCAGCGGTTCACCAACGTCACCGTCCCCGGCATCCGGGGCTCGCTCGTCGTCGTCCTCACGACGATCTCGATCGCCACCCTGAAGGTGTTCGACATCGTGCGCACCATGACCGGCGGCAATTTCAACACGAGCGTCGTCGCCAACGAGATGTACACCCAGGCGTTCCGCGCCAGTGAGGTCGGTCGTGGCTCGGCCCTGGCAGTGGTCCTGTTTCTCCTCGTGCTGCCGATCGTCATCTACAACGTCAACGTGCTTCGCAAGCAGAGGGAGATCCGATGA
- a CDS encoding ABC transporter substrate-binding protein: MSNRTRTRLTIALAGMGVAALALAGCTGDVQDGGAAADCADYEEYGTFDGAEVTIGGTILEVEADALVESWADFEECTGITIDYQGSGEFEAQIAVLAEGGNAPDIGIVPQPGLVARLADGGWLIPASESVEANADEWWDPIWKEYGTVDDVFYAAPLMASIKGYVWYSPAEFEENGWEAPATIDELMTLSEQIAEDTGRQPWCAGFESAEATGWPGTDWVEDYVLRQSGPDVYDQWVAHEIPFNDPQIVEAWDGVGEIIKSDEMVNGGFGDVSTIVATNFRDAGLPILDGECSLHHQATFYSSFWPEGTEVAEDGDVFAFLLPPVDADAGQAVTGAGEFPVAFRDAEEIEAVRTYLSSDLWANNRVSLGGVISANKGLDPENAGSDLLRQGIEILQDPDTTFRFDGSDLMPGAVGADTFWKQMVAWVTGNATTQQAVDAVEASWPTP, encoded by the coding sequence ATGTCGAACCGAACACGCACCCGGCTGACGATCGCGCTGGCCGGTATGGGGGTCGCAGCGCTCGCGCTCGCGGGATGTACGGGTGATGTGCAGGATGGCGGCGCTGCGGCGGACTGCGCGGATTACGAGGAGTACGGCACGTTCGACGGGGCCGAAGTCACCATCGGCGGCACGATCCTCGAAGTGGAGGCCGATGCGCTGGTGGAGTCATGGGCCGACTTCGAAGAGTGCACCGGGATCACGATCGACTATCAGGGATCCGGTGAGTTCGAAGCGCAGATCGCGGTGCTCGCAGAGGGCGGCAACGCCCCCGACATCGGCATCGTCCCGCAGCCCGGCCTGGTCGCGCGACTTGCTGACGGCGGCTGGCTCATCCCGGCATCCGAAAGCGTCGAGGCCAACGCCGACGAATGGTGGGATCCGATCTGGAAGGAGTACGGGACGGTCGACGACGTGTTCTACGCGGCGCCGCTGATGGCCAGCATCAAGGGCTATGTCTGGTACTCGCCGGCCGAGTTCGAGGAGAACGGGTGGGAAGCCCCGGCGACGATCGACGAGCTCATGACCCTGTCCGAGCAGATCGCCGAGGACACCGGCCGCCAGCCGTGGTGCGCCGGTTTCGAATCCGCCGAAGCGACCGGCTGGCCGGGAACCGACTGGGTTGAGGACTACGTGCTGCGCCAGTCCGGCCCCGATGTCTACGACCAGTGGGTGGCGCACGAGATCCCCTTCAACGACCCGCAGATCGTGGAGGCGTGGGACGGCGTCGGCGAGATCATCAAGAGCGATGAGATGGTCAACGGCGGTTTCGGAGACGTCTCGACGATCGTCGCGACGAACTTCCGTGACGCCGGGCTGCCCATCCTCGACGGCGAGTGCTCGCTGCACCACCAGGCGACGTTCTACTCGTCCTTCTGGCCTGAGGGCACCGAAGTCGCTGAGGATGGCGACGTCTTCGCCTTCCTGCTCCCGCCGGTCGACGCAGATGCCGGGCAGGCTGTCACCGGTGCCGGTGAGTTCCCGGTCGCGTTCCGCGACGCCGAGGAGATCGAGGCGGTGCGCACCTACCTGTCCAGCGACCTGTGGGCGAACAACCGAGTGAGCCTGGGTGGCGTGATCAGCGCCAATAAGGGACTGGACCCCGAGAATGCCGGCAGCGACCTGCTGCGTCAGGGCATCGAGATCCTGCAGGACCCCGACACCACGTTCCGGTTCGACGGTTCCGACCTCATGCCCGGCGCCGTGGGAGCAGACACATTCTGGAAGCAGATGGTCGCCTGGGTCACCGGCAACGCCACCACGCAGCAGGCCGTCGACGCGGTCGAGGCCAGTTGGCCGACGCCGTAG
- the rplL gene encoding 50S ribosomal protein L7/L12 translates to MAKLTTEELLEQFAGLTLVELSEFVKAFEEKFDVTAAAPVAVAGAAGAAAEEVEEQTAFDVVLEAAGDKKIQVIKTVRELTSLGLGEAKAVVDGAPKAVLEGATKEAAEKAKAALEEAGATVTLK, encoded by the coding sequence ATGGCGAAGCTCACCACTGAGGAGCTGCTCGAGCAGTTTGCCGGCCTGACGCTGGTCGAACTCAGCGAGTTCGTGAAGGCGTTCGAGGAGAAGTTCGACGTCACCGCTGCTGCCCCCGTCGCCGTTGCCGGCGCTGCTGGTGCGGCCGCCGAAGAGGTCGAGGAGCAGACGGCATTCGACGTCGTGCTCGAGGCCGCTGGCGACAAGAAGATCCAGGTCATCAAGACGGTCCGCGAGCTCACCTCGCTGGGCCTCGGCGAGGCCAAGGCCGTCGTCGATGGTGCCCCCAAGGCCGTGCTCGAGGGCGCGACCAAGGAAGCCGCCGAGAAGGCCAAGGCCGCTCTCGAAGAGGCTGGCGCGACGGTTACCCTCAAGTAA
- the rplJ gene encoding 50S ribosomal protein L10, with protein sequence MAQKDASVAELTKNFENSNAVLLTEYRGLTVAQLKQLRNSIRQDAQYAVVKNTLTKIAAKNAGITALDEDLNGPSAVAFVHGDFVATAKALRDFAKANPLLVIKGGVFEGNTLTAEEINKYASLESREVLLAKAAGMMKATMGKAAATVDALREKLETAEAA encoded by the coding sequence ATGGCGCAGAAGGATGCATCGGTCGCCGAGCTCACGAAGAACTTCGAGAACTCGAACGCCGTCCTGCTGACCGAGTACCGCGGTCTGACGGTTGCCCAGCTCAAGCAGCTGCGTAACAGCATCCGTCAGGACGCGCAGTACGCCGTGGTGAAGAACACGCTGACCAAGATCGCCGCCAAGAACGCGGGGATCACCGCGCTGGACGAGGACCTCAACGGTCCGTCGGCTGTCGCATTCGTGCACGGCGACTTCGTCGCCACCGCGAAGGCTCTGCGTGACTTCGCCAAGGCCAACCCGCTTCTCGTGATCAAGGGCGGCGTTTTCGAGGGCAACACCCTCACCGCCGAGGAGATCAACAAGTACGCCTCGCTCGAGAGCCGTGAGGTTCTGCTGGCGAAGGCGGCGGGCATGATGAAGGCGACGATGGGCAAGGCTGCGGCCACCGTCGACGCGCTTCGCGAAAAGCTGGAGACCGCTGAGGCCGCGTAA
- a CDS encoding YqaJ viral recombinase family protein translates to MTPELSARIVADSRDRVAWVRARSRGITATDVASLTSEKSIARAADAKLMGSGFSGNAYTDHGRRREPEIAAWVAATHGIQPSSALFHAVVEKRHLATPDGVGLDAGGRVTLAEIKTTNKHWRSIPRSYMRQVWWQQHVLGAERTLVAWEQHVDFVPIGDEPRCAWVDRDEYEIAKLVKLATALIDELYHRTTQRRALIAPPVAPREPFRALALAE, encoded by the coding sequence GTGACCCCCGAACTCTCCGCTCGCATCGTCGCGGATTCCCGCGACAGGGTGGCGTGGGTGCGGGCCCGGTCACGCGGCATCACCGCGACCGACGTGGCATCCCTCACGTCCGAGAAGTCGATCGCCCGGGCTGCCGACGCGAAGCTGATGGGCTCGGGGTTCTCCGGCAACGCCTACACCGATCACGGCCGCCGCCGCGAGCCGGAGATCGCCGCGTGGGTCGCCGCGACCCATGGCATCCAACCCTCGTCTGCGCTGTTTCACGCCGTGGTCGAGAAGCGGCACCTGGCAACGCCCGACGGGGTCGGCCTCGACGCCGGCGGTCGGGTGACGCTCGCGGAGATCAAGACGACCAACAAGCACTGGCGGTCGATCCCGCGGTCGTACATGCGGCAGGTGTGGTGGCAGCAGCACGTGCTCGGCGCCGAGCGCACGCTCGTGGCGTGGGAGCAGCATGTGGACTTCGTGCCGATCGGCGACGAGCCGCGCTGCGCCTGGGTCGACCGGGACGAATACGAGATCGCCAAGCTGGTCAAGCTCGCGACCGCGCTGATCGACGAGCTCTACCACCGCACCACCCAGCGCCGCGCCCTCATCGCTCCCCCCGTCGCCCCGCGCGAACCCTTCCGC